A region of Diospyros lotus cultivar Yz01 chromosome 3, ASM1463336v1, whole genome shotgun sequence DNA encodes the following proteins:
- the LOC127797166 gene encoding urease accessory protein F, which produces MEEELETNKGGPLLQWTQWQLLDSILPTGGFAHSFGLEAAIQARMVSSTEDLRTYVIHALDNTGSLLLPFVYSATISPDLQIWLNLDRVLDATLTNEVGRKASTAQGSALMRVGAAVFSEIPSLKPMRDASLARGVAFHHAPVFGLVCGLLGFDCETAQRAYMFVTMRDIISAATRLNLVGPLGAAVLQHQLAVDAEDMLKRWMNRAVEDSCQTAPLLDTVQGCHSYLFSRLFCS; this is translated from the coding sequence ATGGAAGAAGAGCTGGAAACAAACAAGGGCGGTCCTCTTCTGCAATGGACCCAATGGCAACTGCTGGATTCGATTCTCCCCACAGGCGGCTTCGCCCATTCCTTCGGTCTCGAAGCAGCAATTCAAGCGCGAATGGTATCTTCCACTGAAGATCTTCGAACTTACGTGATCCACGCATTAGACAACACGGGAAGCCTTCTTCTCCCCTTCGTTTACTCTGCAACCATCTCCCCGGATCTGCAAATTTGGCTCAATCTCGACAGAGTCTTGGACGCAACTTTGACAAATGAAGTGGGCCGGAAAGCGTCGACGGCGCAAGGCTCGGCGCTCATGAGAGTGGGGGCGGCCGTGTTCTCGGAGATTCCCTCTCTGAAGCCGATGAGAGACGCGTCTCTTGCTCGCGGCGTCGCTTTCCACCACGCTCCCGTCTTCGGGCTCGTGTGCGGGCTGCTCGGCTTCGATTGCGAAACTGCTCAGAGGGCTTACATGTTTGTGACAATGAGAGACATAATCTCGGCGGCGACCAGGCTGAATCTTGTAGGGCCGCTTGGCGCGGCGGTGTTGCAGCATCAACTGGCCGTTGATGCGGAGGATATGTTGAAGAGATGGATGAACCGCGCGGTTGAGGATTCATGCCAAACTGCTCCTTTGCTCGACACGGTTCAAGGCTGCCATAGTTACTTGTTCTCCAGGTTGTTTTGTTCCTGA